The DNA window CCGCCCCGGAAACCGTGCCGCTTCACGACACCCTGAAAACCTCTTCCCTTGAAATACCCCGTCACGTCGACCAGTTCGCCGGTCTCGAATATGTCGGCGCCGTATACTTGGCCGGGTTCGCAGGCCTCGATATCTTCCACCGCGACCTCGCGGAGCACCCGCTGCGGATCGACCTCCGCCTTCTTGAAGTGGCCCTGCAGCGGCCGGGTGGTCTGCTTTTCTTTCTTCGTTTCGAAACCGATCTGAGCCGCCTCGTAGCCGTCGCGGTCCAGCGTCTTCACCTGGGTGACGTAGCACGGTCCCGCTTCGATCACC is part of the Gemmatimonadota bacterium genome and encodes:
- the rplC gene encoding 50S ribosomal protein L3, translating into MHGLIGRKIGMSQVFAENGDAVPVTVIEAGPCYVTQVKTLDRDGYEAAQIGFETKKEKQTTRPLQGHFKKAEVDPQRVLREVAVEDIEACEPGQVYGADIFETGELVDVTGYFKGRGFQGVVKRHGFRGGDKTRGQSDRWRHPGSIGQSATPSKVFKGTRMGGRMGNKRVTVRNLQVVGVDAENNILLVKGAIPGHRNAYVLINRAG